TTCTCTGCTGTTGTTTCCGTGGTATgacacatcccctctctctctctctctctctctctctcatatagtAACCTTTGAAAATACGACATCCACCTCCCAACCTCTCACACCATCCAACTCCACTCCTGCTACCCCCGGTCCCACCACTTCCTGTGTGTGTAATATCTCCACTTCCTGTTCCCCTCCGACCAAGCCCAAGTCTCCGCCACCTGCGCTGGGTGTTGTCAAGATCAACTGGCAAGCAAAGTCCTGTAAGGGGGACATACACCTGTGTCTCCTCTTGGGTGGAGACACCTGTCTCTCCACCCATTCCTTACCACTCTGCTTTAACAGTTGGGCCAATCTTAGCCTTGAACTGGCAGAATCGTGTGAGAGGAAGGGCTGCGGGGGCTCCGCTAAGTGGACTGAGACCCCTGCTAGCTCTGAGGGTTACCAGATCGATAGGGATGGAAGGGTTACCAATAACTCCTGTACAACACTGATAATCCAATGCGAAGGTGAGTCCTGTATGTTTGTGCGTCCTTTCTGTATATATTCCTCTAAGTGACTGACCGTGGGTTGAAATGCCACACACGCATACAAGTACATGAATGTCTTTGTAAATacactttttatatatttttgtaaatgttttgtaAGGTGCTATAAAACAATAGCCTGGTTTCAATGTTTAGGCTGTCTTGCCAAATGACCATATGAGTTGGTAAGACAGAAGaaaaaaacagatctgggaccagcctagTAAAGTCATGGTTAAATTTgaatctcatctcctctccactccagtcGTCCCAGATCAGTTAGTGGGCTATAAGGTGGTGACTGGactgctgtgtgttctggtgcTGGTGGTGCTGATGGTGCGTTTCGGGCAGCCCTCCCTCAAGGCCCTCCGTAAGAGATGTGAGTCCCAGAGACCtgggcctgtatccacaaagGGCCGCAGAGTAGAACTGCTGATCTAGGACTTGTCCATATACTCATATACACGATGATCTAAAAgaccaaactgatcctagatcagcacttctactctgagacgctgTGTGGTAACGGGGCCCAGATCTAAACACGAAACACATGAACGCACATTTAGGATGACAACAAAGTACTTCAATTACTGCAATAAAGTACTTAAAGAAAAAGTCCCCAGTACTTTGACCAATCCAATAGCGTTTGATCAAATAATGTGTCATAAGGTCATTTCAGAAAAGAAAAGGATATTGATATCAGGGTTGTTATTGTTATCGTGGCATGTGGCATTTATTTTATTCATATTAAGTTAGTTATGGATTAAGGTTTTTTTGTCACAACTGTGTCATTGAGACATGTTATCTTGGTGTTGTGTGTTGGTAATATAACATTATAAAATGACCTTTAATCAACATGTTAATGTCTGTGATTCAGTGTCAGACAAGAGACAGAGTCGGTGGATCGGACCTACGCAGAGCCAAAGTGGTGAGTCAATGACTCCtagacacacgcacacccaccAGGCCAAGTTGCAGGCCTAAGTAGGAGAGACGTGGAATCGGTGAATAATGCGTTGAGTTGATGAGTTCATGGTTACACGCACACAGATGTCGGTTGTTCTCTCTCAAATAATACAGCATCTTGGCAAGCGTTGTAATCCATAACCACCTTTTCCCCCTcctacgtctgtctgtctctgtctctctctctcgcagtctcctACCATAGAGGGAAGGCTGGACTCCAACTTAACGACAACACAGACAAGAGACACTCCTACCCTGGTgaggcactcacacacacccactcaaacacacacacacacacacacacgcacgcgcgcacacacacacacacacacacacacacacacacccaccaaacacacacacacacacacacacacacacacccactcaaacacacacacacacacacacacgcacgcacacacacacacacacacgcacgcacgcacgcacgcacgcacgcacgcacgcacgcacgcacgcacgcacgcacgcacacgcacacacacacacacacacacacacacacacacacacacacacacacacacacccactcaaacacacacacacacacacacacacacacacccactcaaacacacacacacacacacgcgcacacacacacacacacacacacacacacacacacacacacacacacacaccacacacacacacacacccactcaaacacacacacacacacacacacacacacacacacacacacacacacacacacacacacacacacacacacacacacacacacacacacacacacacaccactcaaacacacacacacacacacacacacacacacacacacacacacacacacacacacacacacacacacacacacacacacacacacacacccactcaaacacacacacacacacacacacacacacacccactcaaacacacacacacacacacgcacgcgcacacacacacacacacacacacacacacacacacacacacacacacacacacacacacacacacacacacacacacacacacacacacacacacacacacacacacacacacacacacaccacacacccactcaaacacacacacacacacacacacacacacacacacacacacacacacacacacacacacacacacacacacccactcaaacacacacacacacacacacacacacacacacacacacacacacacacacacacacacacccactcaaacacacacacacacacacacacacacacacacacacacacacaccactcaaacacacacacacacacacacacacacacacacacacacacacacacaccactcaaacacacacacacacacacgcacacacacacacacacacacacacacacacacacacacacacacacacacacacacacacacacacccactcaaacacacacacacacacacacacacacacacacacacacacacacacacacacacacacacacacacacacacccacccaaacacacacacacacacacacacacacacacacacacactcaaacacacacacacacacacacacgcacgcgcacacacgcacgcacgcacgcacgcacgcacgcacgcacgcacgcacacacacacacacgcacacgcacacgcacacgcacacgcacacgcacacgcacacacacacacacacacacacacacacacacacacacacacacacacactcttccgcTCTCCATTCTTCTATTAACATGGGCGGAAGCCTAACCTGAGAATTGTGTGATTTATACAAACTTCGAATGACGCATGTATAGCCGTGTCAAGTTGGTATTGGACCCTATAACGCGTTACGTTCCCTCTCGTTCTCCAAGGATTGGAGAGGCTGACGGTGAACACTAGCCGAGAGCCGTCGTCTAACAGAAACAGTGATTATGACTCTTATAACTTGtgatcatcatcttcatcatcatcagtcATATTCTCCATCCTCTATGACAAAATACTGtacatgtattttttatattttattatatatttttatgcaCATAATAtcattttttgttattgtttctgtgTGTAATTCAATCATTCACTTCTTTTATTGAATAAAAAGTAAAGTTTGTTGTTGAATAAAACGTTTGGACCTCATACTGATAACTGAACAGGATgttgtcagtgagagagagaaagaaagaaaggcaaTTAAAAGCAGGattaaagaaagagggagagaaaataacATTGTGAGAAAGAACGGGGGGGGGTCTAAAAAGAGATGTAATTGGGTTATGTAGAGAGACAAGGGAAGTGATGAGTGagtggttacacacacacacacacaccgcacacaaaCTTCGGATTTATGCAACGATGTGGCTTCCTGTGCCAACATCCTGTTTCTGTTATTTCTGTCACACTTTCATTCCATCGTTCTAAATTTATGTGCATCGTGCACCTTTGTCCCTCTTCTCATCCTCGAACAGCCTCCATCATTATTTTCTTCATAATCCCCCCCAGAGTCTCCTCCTTCCTGTCCTCTATTCATTTGGCTCTCGTGTCTACATTTTTCTCATTTCTTTTCTCAAAACAAGACTGCTGTTGGTGGAGGAGATTGTTCCTCTGTGTCCTTTCACGTCTCTTTTGAGTTGAATGAAAGAATGTTTTCCGTCTGGAATGGAAGTGGAGAAGATTGTGCTGACGGCATCTTATTGTAGAAAGACGCTGTTTGGAAAACTGAGCCCCAGTCAatcttccgtgtgtgtgtgtgtgtgtgcgtgcgtgcgtgtgtgtcaaaAGGTCAAATATGGGGTGCTTATATCTGTCCTGTTTCACATATATACAAGAGTGTAACCTGTAGAGTGTGTGGTGAAATTGAAATGTGTTTTGAATATCCCACTCCCCCTCAGACACCCTTGGAGAGTGCggtcacggtgtgtgtgtgtgagtctctctgacacacacacacacacaccatttagcATGGAAGACAACTAACtatacattgtgtgtgtacatgggagTGCATGAGGGCAGTGTGTGAcataatatgtgtgtgtctgtgagcgagAGTTTGTGGGTGTAGttttgtgtcttcttctctgtcaggTCACGCTAGACTAGAGGATTAAATCTGTCCCGTCAGAGGAACAATGACAGATGACAACAGATTACACACAGAGATTATCTCAGAAAGAGAGATGTGGAGTGAGAGGGTGATaagcaaggggagagagagggagcgagaggggtgagagaggagagagagggagatgagggaggagagagagggagaggagagagagagagagaggagagagaaaggggaggagaggagagagagaggggagagagggagagagagagaggagagagagagagaggagaggagagagaggagagagagagaggggaggagaggagagagaggggaggagaggagagagaggatagagagaggaaagagagagagaggagagagagagaggagaggagaggagagagaggggaggagaaagagaggagagagagaggggaggagagagaggagaaagagaggggaggagaggagagaggatggaaagaCAAAAGTTTGATCAAGTGAACCTGCTATGAATCCAGTCACTTTGACACATTGAGTTCACAAAATACAACACGCATGATGAGCATTAACAGGCATACAGATATTAACATAGCTctctcactcacagacacacgcacagatatgtcatgcagcacacacacacacacacacacacactgaaatgaCTGTACTCAGTGAAGTTCAGTCCGTGTAAATAAAGATGACTACGTTACTAGGATGTAGTAACACCTCACCAACATTCATCTTATactgctcgttctgatatttcttcattTCTTGTTTTGACTCTTTTTTTTGGCGTGTGATTATTTGTGTATTCATATTGAAATGTTAAACACTTACTGCCCTGCCGGAGCTAGAAACATGGGCATTTGGCTGCGCccgctttaacatctgctaatatgtgtacgtgacaaatacaatttgatttgaccaagataaaaataaaaaaaatggtaaGAAAAGAGacggggagaagaagagagaaaggaagtcaGTGCAGTAAATGAATAATGCCAGGATGCCAGGTACAAGAAAGGAGGCggaatgaagaagaagaagaagaagagagaaagagatgggtcCAGGAAGACGGCTGGGAGTGTTTTCCGATTCGACTAGCAATACGAGAAGGCTTGGTGAAATGTAATGCTATGGGCTTTACGCTAATCCGCCCGTGTCGGGGACATGGGTCGCGTCTCTAATGTCACCCTGGTCTCTATGTAGTGCTCTacttagtgcactgtgtagggaatagggtgcgatttggggaGCAGGCATTGTCCCTAAGCCCCTTCTGTCGGTGTATTACTGGTGTATCACTGCACAGAAGTGCGGAGAGAGGGATCAAAACTACCCAGAATTAAATGAATATTGCGCCTCTCTCTGAgccctctccatatctctctatcttgtcatcctcccctctccccctttagTTTTTtatccatcctcctctcatccaAACATATTTCTAGACAAATGTTCAACACCCACCTACAGTTttgtttgtgtgtacagtatctgtgttCTGTAATGGCTGCCGTCAGAGGACTGTTATGGGGGAATCAGAGGAGTCGCATGAAAACATGGAGTAGTGGGTGTTTATACGGTGGTGGGGAATGCTGCTACTAccatagttagagagagagaggtgggggagagagagagtagcggggggagagagagcgagagaggggtggtgtagagagtggcggggggggagagagagagagagtggtgggggagagagagagagtagcgggggagagagagagagaggtgggggagagagtagcgggggagtgagagagagtggtgggggagagagagagagtagcggggagagagagagagagaggtgggggagagagtagcgggggagtgagagagagtggtggggagagagagagagtagcgggggagagagagtgagagaggtgggggagagagagagagagagagagagagagggggagagagagggagaggtgggggagagtggcggggggagagagagggagagagagcggggagagagagagagcgggggagagagagagagagagtagcgggagagagagagagagtggcgggggagagagagagagagagtagcgggggagagagagagaggtgggggagagtaGCGggggagagagcgcgagagaatgGTGGTGTAGAGAgtggcggggggagagagagagtggtgagggAGATTGGGATTGGGGGAAAGCgaggaggataggagaagaggtggggggaTAGGCACAGGGAGAAAGGTTTAGTGGGTTCACTTACAGATCTGTCATTTAATCAAACCATGATTATGAAAGgaaatacagagggagggagggagttcatATAGGATAGTGAGAGGAAAATGCAGAGGGTTAACAAGGGATAGGTTGGATGTGTTGATGACAGAagcatagagagacagatagagggagagaaagaggcatATCCGTGTTCTGTAGCAAACCccatcaccctattccctacatagtgcactacttttgaccagaaaatAATTTTGGACACAATATGGAAGTGTTAatgtcacacagagagagagagagagagagaaagaaaacataaaaatatataaaacagtcTGGCCACTAGCtggggaaaaaaaagaaaagttgaAAGGGATTTATTTACTTTAAGAGACTGACTGTGTAGAGGAGAGTGGTTTAAACCCCTGATGCACCGCATTTAGAATTAAGCCTCAAACTGATTCAACCATTAAACATGAGCGGCTTAATGCAGCAGATACATAGACCATCTGATGCTGAACAGAGTTGAAATCACTCCGAgacgagaagagagagcgagggatggatggagagataaagACTGGGGGAAGGGGAGTGCTTAAGCTAAAAAAACATTTAAGGTGAATCAATCTTGCAGAGAAAGGGGGGAGTAGgtaagaaagaggggagaggaggaaggagggggagggagggggagggatgcgGTAGACGGAGAGAGGGCTTATTCACCGTTTCAAATGAATAAATCCGTATTGTGTGAatctggcacacacacagagagagagagagggagcgagggaggaaaagagagagcatCACCTCGACAAGACCTCAAGATCAAAGAGATCCACAACAAAAATAGAGGGAAAGAATTCTCAACTGCCAGAAAAGAGGAACAACAATAACTGAATACAAAAGTGTTTTCATGATCTAGAATCTCTCTGCATTGGACTTGGAATAAGCTTCTCTGCAGCTACAACCACCAGATACCAACCAAACTGAAGAAGACTTCACTTTAAAATGAACTTTGGAACAGTGACAGGAGCTGAAGCCC
This sequence is a window from Oncorhynchus tshawytscha isolate Ot180627B linkage group LG34, Otsh_v2.0, whole genome shotgun sequence. Protein-coding genes within it:
- the LOC112231837 gene encoding T-cell surface glycoprotein CD5 gives rise to the protein MDGRLVLTILVLCVKNVVTFENTTSTSQPLTPSNSTPATPGPTTSCVCNISTSCSPPTKPKSPPPALGVVKINWQAKSCKGDIHLCLLLGGDTCLSTHSLPLCFNSWANLSLELAESCERKGCGGSAKWTETPASSEGYQIDRDGRVTNNSCTTLIIQCEVVPDQLVGYKVVTGLLCVLVLVVLMVRFGQPSLKALRKRLSDKRQSRWIGPTQSQSVSYHRGKAGLQLNDNTDKRHSYPGLERLTVNTSREPSSNRNSDYDSYNL